The genomic window gttgttgttgtagcgataaggttgctccccgaagtgcagtaacgtgtcatggttgaccgtatcaaaagcttttgataggtctagcgcaacgagtactgttctatggttggggtttgatttaaaccgcaatgcGCTGCACAATCGCATATTAGGGTGTCCACTATTGCGTCCGTCCCTGAAAGCTCCCCGCAGGTTGTTATTGATTTGTATGGTCCactgtcggatatagatccggtacgcggCGGAGCAAGCACTATTAAGGCACTAGCCCGTGTCTTGGGAGCGCATTAAGATGtcaacattgaaccttctaggacaTCCCGCCGATACACTTCCCCCCCCCCCTCACCCCCCTTGATGACACCAAAACGTcgcttgctaaatatgtgtatggtacATTCATTATTGCAACAGGATTTCCTTCGCGTAGGTGaggatgacaattgggttgcgtaggttgtgaagctataaagctttgaattGCGTTTATCCTTAATCTCAATCGTCGGCCATATCGTTGTCCTATAAGTTACGATGAGCTAGCACccaaatcttacttacttacttaattggcgcttaaccgtctaaacggttatggccgcccaacaaggcgcgccagtcgctccttcgctccgccaaccggcgtcaattggtcacaccaagggagtttaaatcgttttccacctggtccttccgacGGAttgggggtcgccctctacctctgcttccataggcggtttccGGGCACCCAAATCCGGAAAACGCTATTATCTCTCCAGATTCAACTGGCTATCGGTGCTTTTTGTACCCAGTACTGCTTTAAATACCTTCTGAAGAGTCAAAATCTTGAATTCGGACCCACTCTCTGATTTTGGAAAACGCCCAGTTATGCACGTGGCCGTAAGTGTTGCTAAGACTCCCCTCTTCTTCTCGTACCGATAAAGAGATTCCCCGTTGGTGTTGGGCAGTTTAACTGATTTTAATGGTTCTTTACCGAATACAGAGCTGGCACGTTCCAGGAAATAGCATCATAAAGGTACTGGACCGACCATCGTAGAAACGATCGATGGCATATCAAATTTTCTAAATGAGTTTACCTTATCCTCCTGTGATCGAACCCCAGCAGATAGCTAAATCTTACCTTGCATGTTATTTGTGTAGTTCACATTGAACGCCTTCAACCAAGCTAATGCTTGTATATTAGGTTGGGCTTCAAATCCAACTTGTTTCTCAAGAATTTCTTTGCACGCATAGACTTGACACTGTGTTCCGTCTTTTACCTCCAACTCAACTTAGGTATCAGAAACACGCCGAGTTATCCAGCACTGTTAGGAAGATTTAGCTCTTGACCATTTAAAGAAGAAACAAGTTtatctaagcgggatcgcccctcagCAGTAATTTAGCAAACACTCAAGAGTgtgttttctgccatgaaaagcttcttagcaaaaattcatcttgcaaatgccgttcggagtaggcaaagaacatgtaggtcccgttcctccagattagaaaaattaaaaggagctcgacacaaattggaagagaagctcggctctcTTCGGAGGAAATATTATACTAAAGCTGTTAGGTTAGACTGAACTAACCCGTCCGGAAGAATCTCAAATAGAagaaaaactattaaattttatacttttttctacatttttaatAGGACATTGTTCAATCGTTTGCTGAGATAGGCTTCCAGATATAGCTATACTGTATAAGCCACACTCTCTaattagttttaattaaaaacgCCTCTTATTCTCTTTTAAAAGAAAATAGCACGCGAATATTTTATTgaatcgaaattttttaaaaaattcattcgTTTTTGTACCgatataatttttataattttgtagaACTAGGCGAAGGCAAACAAAGAGATTAAACAAAGAAAATATGCTTGAAACAAAGCAAAAGAAATTGTTGTGTTAAAGGAGGCATTTATATCTGCTGCTTTGTGATTgattttaccattttttttttcattataaacCTTAAAATATTTATCTTTTTTATAATTTGTATTGTTTTAGCAAATAAAAAAACACGCCAAAGATATGCTTGCCGCTAAGTAGCTACATATTAGCAGCttgttttactataaatttatgTATACCAATTATTGTATTTACTGCAGATATTTTGAAACTTCTTTATTTATTGTTAAGTATATTTTTTGCTGTGTTTTAACCCATTTagcatacaaaaattaaattattagcaaaattatgtattttttttttttatttaataagccCTCATTCTGAAATTTCACGGTCCACTGCCATATATTTTTTCGACAACTCGTAAGTAAACAACGGATTAAGTGCGCTGTGTATGAAGACATTGAACATGACTGCGACTGCTGCTATTGTTAGTATATTTTTCAATACAAATTTAACAGAATAAggtataatttatataaaatgaaattatttgttagttctttgttttataattattatttatgttaTCTTTATCTATGACAATTTCTTGGCCTTTTGATAGAGCGTATCCACTACTTTGCCCATACTATGTATAGTTTCCAATACACGCTCATAGGTTTTGTCGACGGGGGTCTGTTCAAAAACGATAAGTACACCTTCACCTTGATCTAAAATGCCGCTAAACTTCTTATCGAGAATCATTTGTGATAATTTTTTCTCCACTTGTGGCATAGGCAATTTAATGCACTCGGCAACATGAGAAACCTGAAACATAGGAACAAATATTATTCTAATGTtattatatttaaataataattaagatACATATGtagaagataagaaatatacaTGCTAACGTTTTTTTGATTCTGATGCtattctcaaatttttttttaataattatgtaCGTCTCTAATTTTTCTGCCCCGTGATTAATTTTCACCTACaaaagtgctgttgttgttgttgttcttgctgCTTTAATCGCAAAATAActccaaaaaatttaagaagtGTTGGGGAGCGATATAAGTAGCCTTTTGCAAGTTGAATCCGATTTGTTCTGGAGCAAGCACATTATGCTACTAGCCAAACTACTCATAGATCCACATTTTACCCCCTCTAAACTGtgtattttagtctcctcttactACTGAGATACCTATCGCGGATTCGTCCTTCGTCTGACTAACTGGTCACAAAATTATACAACATAGTAGAGCAAATGGCCCAAAGTTACTTCCAAACCTAGCTCCCTAAGTTGTAAGCAGGTAATATCAAGACAGACATTTGCTAAAGGGCATATAGCTTAGTCTGTGTTTTATTGGCGTACCTCTACTCTCGAATATGGTTCAATAATGCGGCATAAGTTCTGCTCCAACATGGTGTCATAAAGCGTTCCCAAATGTGCCTGCACAATAACATCTTCTGATAATTCTTTTTTGTAATCTTTCAACGCCTCTTGGAAATCAGCAAGTGAACGTTTATGTGAGGCTTCTGCCACTGCTTTCATGGCATCTATATCGCGGCCCGAGTAAGTAATTGCCTATGACAAAGAAATAACAGATGAAAAACAGCAAAGAACAACTATTATAAGTTTACTCGAAACTTACCAATTTACCGCTCACAATTTGATTAACGTCCTCCGATTGACCCAACATAATTTTGCATAGCAGCATATACTTCAAACCAGTCAATGCTTTGCCATTATCAACGCTATCGAAACTTTCGAAAGCTTCGTAAAAATAGGAAAAGGCTGTTTTAAAATCACGTTCATCGGCGGCATGCAATATTCCAGATTGCAAATCTAGCGCACCTTGCACCTTAGGCGGACAATATATCGCATTAGCGGTTGTGCGTGCAGAGGTGAGTGCGGCGCGTGCTTTTGGTAAATTACTAAGTGCATGATAAGTTTTACTTTCCAACAATTGCACCTCAACCAAAAGATTCTTATCATCCAATTTCTTCAGCTCTCGTAATAATTGTGAACCTAATGCCAAAGCATCTGTATACAAGCCTGTGTCGAAGAAAAGTGCTATAAGACGCGCTTCCAATGACTGACGTAAAAATGTGCGTTTCTCCTGCTTAGCCCACTCAATACAGTCTTTACATAATTGCACctgtcaaaaaatttgtttttcatttaGTATATGTAAATTAACTGACATGCAATGCGCTTACCTCTATACCCGTACCAGCGTCCATGTCTAGAAACATATCCACTAATGTACGCACCATTTTTGCTGCCTTTGCTTTGCTTATCAAACTGAGAAAGGGACGCGTCACCTTGATCAAATCGGCCAATTCTTTGGCTTTACCCTCTTGCTTATACAATTCACCCAGTTGCAGGATTCCCTGCTCCTTCAAACGAATCAGCTCTTCATCATTCTCAGCTACTTCTTGTTCACGTACAATTTTATTCAATAGAGTCATGCCCTCTTCACGATTCACCGTAGACAGGGCTTGAGCGCGTTCAAATAACGTTGCTCCGGCCATTTTTTCTTGCTGTAAAACAAATTTCACTTAATTTATTCAAATTCAATGGAGtttctgtgtatattatttcGTTGCGTTTTCTTTGTGTTTAAAATAGTCCTTGGCTTTTTACACTTTATTCAATGGAAATTTCGCGTTAGTTGAAATTTTTACTTTGAgtatcggaagaaaattattttttgccttTTCGCTTTGGTCTGAATGGCAGAAAAATGACATTTCATGGAACCGCCAGTCATGCAAGCAGTGCAGCCAACTGTGGCACATGAGAGTGCTACCAGATCTTTTACATTAAAGATTAACAGAGCTCTTGTATTTACATAGGCAATATAACAGAGCTCTTGTATTTACATAGGCAATATAACAGAGCTCTTGTATTTACATAGGCAATATAACAGAGCTCTTGTATTTACATAGGCAATATAACAGAGCTCTTGTATTTACATAGGCAATAATGTTAAAGTTCCTCGCTGTGTGGCAGCACTGCGTTTTCGAACTGTCaaaggaaaaaatatatataaaaataaaatataaaaattcgcaGACGCGCGTTTCTGGCCGATTTAAAGATTTACGCCAGCAACAACAGCACAACAGCTAGGCGTTGGCATTGCTGCTACTGGTGGAGCTACGCCCATTTGGAAAATGCCAATGGCATGCCTAACATACGATCCAATAACAGTTGTGTGCACATCAGCAGCACATCACATCGATCGATCGTCACATCGTCGGGCAGCCAGAGCAGCCCAGCCGCGTAACGACAATGGACCCACCCACCCACCCACACACAGCCACACAGTAAGAGAGTAGCGGTGCCACAGTACCACTGCAGCAAACAGCATTGCAAGCAGTTTAGAACATCTCGCATTAGAATTTTAATTGCCGGCTTTAGCGCTTTAGCGTTGAAATATCTGCATTCTTTAGGTTAATCTATAGGGATTTGAAGCCAGAAAATATTATGCTGGACGAACACGGACACATAGCGCTACATATTTTGGGCTATCGAAACAACCATTGGATGGTTCAAAAACATACAGTTTTTGTGGAACCGTCGAGTAAATGGCGCCTCAGATAGTTAATCGTAAAGGACACGACTTTGCTGCAGACTCTGATGGTCCTTTCCTTTGGTGTGCTTATGATGCAATTTACCATTTCATGGGGAAACACAACAAGAGATATTGAATCAAATATTGCGTTCCAAGTTAGATATGCCAGAAAATCTATCACCTGAAGCACAATCACTCCGCGCCACCAGCTTCCACGGCCGCACCCACTCACAGCTACAATATCGGTAGCACAGctgggagcaatgccgagcatcagcccccgcccacgtcttcttcccccctcttttccggcagcaatagtGTAGGTCAGGGacacagactcttagtccctagtAGGGACTCCCtaccaccgtttgccagcacagaatgtaTATGTTTGCACCATCCGCCAAATGGCGGTgcaatatatttgatcccgacatcggccgcagggacaatatCCTGGAACGTCAtagcttatctgtccggtcaggcgatttatacctagaaatcatcaacatctacatccctcttcccacctgctgccccagtggataccgccctaatattagtgcgttaatcactggcgacaatcgcattatcttaggcgatttcaatgcccatcaaactttgcaggcggacagcagaggCGAGATGTTgccggatcaaatagaagaaacgacgttctgcacaaaaAATGGGACGCCCCCCCACTATGGTAGGAAGCCTGTCACAGATCGCCAGAATCAATCGTTCTGATCATTTGGACTTCACATCGAATCGTTGAACTATGGTACGTTGCGAAATGAAAGATATGCAcctatttcttatggaaaatatgAACTGACTGCACTACCAATAATATGACTGCACTCCcccgaagccttcggggagtgtccttttcgctacaacaacaacaacaactgcactaCCATGTCTACATTACTCGGATTTAAATATTTCCATGATGCTTACTTCAGGTTTACCAAGaattaaacataaaaaataacaaatcataaatttatttagtaaatagttatttatttaaacaaatattaatattattaaaataaacaTAAGATAAAAACATGAAATATGTATAGAATAATTTAATGAAATCTGAAATAGAAGAAAAATATTAATTACATTATAATAAACATAGCATAAGAAAACATGAAATATAGCACAATTAAATGAATATAAAATCTGAAATAGAagaaaaaataattctattataaatatatttctgAGAGGAATGAAATAAAAACTGAAAATAGAAGAAAAGGATCAATCTGGaatagaaaaaatattataaattgtgCAACCCAAATGAAATATAATATCACTGGAACAAGAATTGCGAAATTGTTTTTCATTTCTCACAAGActtaatttgtttaaattaagtcCATTCACCCGTTCTCATCTTAAACATGGCTTAATCTAATTTGATTAAGTAAACTTACAATGTCTGAAATGAGATCTAGGCTCAAGTCCAGAATTCCTGTAAACTAAAAAGAAGAATTAGTATATACGTACACATATTAAATTACGAAAGCTGTaaagcaaaaattaataaaaattgaaataaaaaacctCGCGTATACCCGTACCCTGACCTAGACCTAGAGCTTCCTCTTACAAGCCAATGTTTCATGAGAGATCCAATATTTCATGACAAATCCACTTTGCATATTTAAAGAGTAGATCAGTAATAAGGAAATCCAATAATTGCAGTCGGTGATTTAAACATCCATCTTCAtcggaaaaccatccaggaaaggCGGTTTcggttttattttgaattattggTACCAACAAACTTTTTAAACCAACCCTATGTGCATGAAGAGGAAAAAGCTGAGTAAACCATTTAATTTGCAAATGACACACCTCGAACACCCTGTCGGTAGGATTAACAAGCCTCAAATCACTCGAATCCTTGTAATTTTTGGCTTTGATCATCGCTTCCGAGTTATGGGGGAGCTCGCTTTGAGTCTTTGTCAATGACTTGGTGCATTTTTCGCATTTCAGTTTACACAGTACCTTATTATAACAGTAACCTGTGTAATACCGCTGCACCTGTACCTCTACTTTGTTCTGAGCCTTGACGAAACTTTCGTTCGGTACATTAAAATCGTTCAAGGCTGGCATACTCTTATCATCTTCAGACACATTTGTTAATTTATGTCTATCGTCTTCTTCGGTCTCAAGACGACTGTCTTCTTGAGTCCAATCTAGACAGTTGTACTGGTCGTCTTCACAATTACCGTCTTTCGTTTTGCATGGATGCTTcagaatttttatagaaatcaaccgAGCTACAATATATTGCATTTCATTCGCCGAAGGGGTGGTGTTAATCCCTTGGCTTTCACGTATACTGAAAAAGATATTTTCCAAAGCATCTTGGTTTAACTTTCccggtaaaataaattttatttctttttgtgtttCGAAAAGGTCTTCAGTTAGCATCAACATTGCAGTAATTGTCTGTCGCAGACCATCAATGCAGTGAACTTTCTTGTACTTTTTCTCACCTTCAGAGTCTATGTTCAAGACCTTCCAGGAAAGCAAATGTTCAACGTAACCTTTCAGCCTTTGGATCTTCTTCGTGCTATCCCGGGGGATTGCACATTTTAATGGATTTGTAGATGTCAACGTTTTAGCATCAAGATCGTCAAATATGTCGTTACACTTTTTTACGAACTTTTGTGTCGACTTCGCGAGGCTTTTCACATACTCATTTTTACCAAATAAATTTTGGTTATATGCCAGATCAATGCCGGCCGCGACCGAATTACTTAGTATTTGTACCGCCTTTAAAACATTTGAACGATTAAATTTTGACGGGTAAACGTGAACCTCTGTAAGTTTCGGACAAATTTTGAAGTTGGAATTTTGCTTGTCGATGTCATACAGAGCACGTATGACATCGAAGCTCGCAATACCATCAACAGTCTCAATTTGGTAGAAAAGCATGGTGTTACGTATAGACTTAATTAGATGGCAATAGTCGTAGAAGGCATACACCTTTGTATTGTTATGCATGAAGTATGGTTTGGATACCCAAATAATTGCCATACAACGAGAGGTTAATACCTGCTTGGTCGCAAACGATAGATTTAACATTTAAACCGATATCTGTCCAATTGGAAAGATTGTCTCGAAGTATGAAATTTAAGGTCTTGGCATCCATAGAGCCATCCgtaatataatatgaaaaaacgtATTTCCAATTTGATGTGACACCTTTAAtcataaaaaaaaggaatttgcTTCCAAGTTGCAAAGTACGATGGCCTCCACCGATATCTTGGAAACCATCAATTAAGTCTCTTGCCTTATTATaacataaatctgattttatAGGCATCTCGTCAAAAATTACCATGCAATGACGTTCGatgtagtgatggacgatatggcgattttgagctatcagtgaaaatagatatggctatttttgaatatcggctattttttatagctatagcgatcgttTTATTGcaacaagcgattccatacagaagagcgatttggagctatcagtgaatataagtatggctatttttttacagctatggctattttttacagctatggcgatcgctttaatttatctttaataagcgaatctgcaattatttgtatacttgtatataaaaaatgaatgtttaagtctttttaccagagtagattgaatgttatacattaatttatactaaattaaattttattagaatatatgaaccaaaattggaataaaaagaaaaaagtatgtacctttaattgtaaactaatgtaatgtgaaattctaatcttctgagatattatgatatatattattaactggctgacgacaatatgttcagactcgtattacactcaatgagatgaaactagctgaaataaatgtatatgcatctttgttttataaattttgttaattgaaaatgctttgatttttaaatgtaagatgaatcaacccgaaataaatctgtatatgtaacaccataaagacatgatttatttactatattatactacaccgatgtgttcagaaatactccgtatgaatttattctgaaagttgtatttggctgcataaatttgtacagtaaagtgaatcaatttttaatttacccaaaccacgtggctgcttttctagccgacttcacaatgtcgtcgttctagttgttgcacaagtttgctttgttccgttcgctgtttcggaaagtaaagcacacagatgagtaatgatgaacgatatctcactatcgatgtgtgcatcgctgctattagtattagaatttcatgctaaaggaaaatcgccaatcgctataagcgctataatcgctattggcgatattctgccagaggtgattgtattaaaaaaaatcgaatgaaggaaaatagccaatcactgatatatttggattgcaatagctatagctaatagcgatttgtcaatagcggcgatgcaatcaccaatagcgaaatatcgatcCATCACTAGTTCGATGCTAGACATATTTTTTACAATGTCTTTTAAATTCTTACACACGTTCTCGTTGATACCGGGTACAACAACTCGAATGGGCCGCCATCGCAAAAGAGAAGTTTTAGATGGCAAAGCGAAACCCAACTCTTCGCGCATGAAATTGAACGCTTTAGTtgatataaaatttatattttgcgaaaTAATTTTTTCGTCGTCGGTATAAAATGCTCGTTTGTCAGTTTGTACAATCATTTTCGCAAATGTGACCGCATTTGCACTCGCATCTTTGGTAGCAATTATAGACCGACGACGTAAGTCCCGATTTTGTAATTTAAGTTctttaatttccttttttaagaaacaaattttcttctccTGAAAAGCGGAATATCGAAAATGATGCCGCGTTGAATTCAATCTAACGCGACGTCTTTTCGTATTCAAGCTCACTGAAGTGTTTTCAGATGGCTTAGTTTTTAGCTCTAGTGTGGGATGAGCCCCCAAGTCCttaaaacatacatattttgacGACACCTCACTATCGTGAGGATTTATACTTTCTGAATTGACGTCGACCTCTCCAATTTTTCTAACCTCCTCTAAAAACAAGCTAGGGTGTTATGGAtgcgcatttacagtggaagcagtaaggaaggcggtcggcatgatgtgttggtgcacagtggctagtcattgtcggctggggcgggtccttgccaaccttactgttcctgcgccataaacagaaaaaagttcctatcatgcctatcaaaacgagcagctgtcgaattcaaaacaaactgacagaagcgcagagaccgactcaaaacgcttataattcaaactaaaacaacatccggctgaaccggatgtcacggacagaccgttaacattcaaaaaaattcaaaaatctaaaattcaaaaaaaaactggcgcatggacatgaccggttactaactttaaaaaccaaattcaaaaaaaaactgctgaaattaaaataaaataaccaaagggaaaataaacataaagggccgaatatatatagggggcgccgcgggtggtgttgcgacgcccggtgcttgtcccaccctcaataaccatggccaccgacgcacctgtatttcggtggccccttacctgttttatctaagtgccttctaagtaagtggcgacgccagcattcccattttaaattacaatttatttataattcattattaaattataaatacattattaaattcattacaaaaattattacaatGTTATCGTAGAACTCAGTTTTGAGTGTAACCTGATATCGAATCGATATAATGCTAATGCGCCTAGTATAATGCTAACAATATCTAATATGTACAAAAAAAGTATTTACCAAAAGCAATAACGAtaaaattgcgatagcaatatgtattacggcACGTAAATCAccttcgtcttgttgttcgaaaggtattgcccgcaatagggattcatatgcatatatatatacctatatattgcatttggaaggaaaaaaaaattttgaattcaaaatccttttgccaattcgtgtATACTTgacaatcgacgaatggctgctgtcgcaaaaaaaaatccgttaaatCTATGGTTAAGCTTCCAAAGtgaatcgctaaaacgtttcaatGTATAGAGCTAACTTTAAACATCTTAAGGTGACAAAATATATATTCTTAaaatgatcgaaaaaaaaatgtatcctttttctttttttatgtaaagctaatgcttaggtaggtattaggtaAATGGAATCATACTAGTTAATTGCTGAATACAATCTTAGTCATAGTTAAAGagttttgtttgatatattaTATGTAAGATGCATTCTCAAATAAACGGCGTATGTTGAAATTAGGGTTAAGCGTTCTAACAGGTAAGTGCTGCTTGACCGgactgagacaaaactgcctgtttatttgtgaacaaacctttaaaacGTGTAAATAATTTTGGCATATTAAAATATGgttgcattctttaatatcttgtcaagttgcaaaacataagtgttcatatggtaattcttttggttagGTAATCAATACAGCTAAGCTTAACTCGTGGGAAT from Eurosta solidaginis isolate ZX-2024a chromosome 3, ASM4086904v1, whole genome shotgun sequence includes these protein-coding regions:
- the Rpn6 gene encoding 26S proteasome non-ATPase regulatory subunit 11, whose product is MAGATLFERAQALSTVNREEGMTLLNKIVREQEVAENDEELIRLKEQGILQLGELYKQEGKAKELADLIKVTRPFLSLISKAKAAKMVRTLVDMFLDMDAGTGIEVQLCKDCIEWAKQEKRTFLRQSLEARLIALFFDTGLYTDALALGSQLLRELKKLDDKNLLVEVQLLESKTYHALSNLPKARAALTSARTTANAIYCPPKVQGALDLQSGILHAADERDFKTAFSYFYEAFESFDSVDNGKALTGLKYMLLCKIMLGQSEDVNQIVSGKLAITYSGRDIDAMKAVAEASHKRSLADFQEALKDYKKELSEDVIVQAHLGTLYDTMLEQNLCRIIEPYSRVEVSHVAECIKLPMPQVEKKLSQMILDKKFSGILDQGEGVLIVFEQTPVDKTYERVLETIHSMGKVVDTLYQKAKKLS